A stretch of Prunus dulcis chromosome 6, ALMONDv2, whole genome shotgun sequence DNA encodes these proteins:
- the LOC117632537 gene encoding E3 ubiquitin-protein ligase SGR9, amyloplastic: MEETTTTIMAALATLSPPQLSDLTHTILSQTHHHLLRLSSLLSSPILFSLTLHRLNSISLPHKTLLIANHLLSSLHHLTLHFQPNPPPPRVKQRDLDSVLLLLLLCDVHQHNPEALQAPTSKWRQILSNLYSDDMLTVSGIGVYNGSALVSYIEVLTRCLRFVSVMGFCYGGKVGREVAASPAVVVALPSVEVRGGGSECVICKEEMKENRDVCELPCRHLFHWMCILRWLKKRNTCPCCRFRLPTDDVFGEIQRLLEVLVKIGNEKGLI; this comes from the coding sequence ATGGaagaaacaacaacaacaatcaTGGCTGCTCTGGCCACACTCAGCCCACCCCAACTCTCAGATCTTACCCACACCATCCTCTCTCaaacccaccaccacctcctccgcctctcctctctcctctcctctcctatcctcttctctctcaccCTCCACCGCCTCAACTCCATCTCTCTCCCACACAAGACTCTCCTCATCGCCAACCACCTCCTCTCCTCCCTCCACCATCTCACCCTCCACTTCCAACCCAACCCGCCACCGCCGCGTGTCAAGCAACGAGACCTCGACTCTGTTCTGCTGCTCCTCTTGCTCTGCGATGTACACCAGCACAACCCAGAAGCCCTCCAAGCACCAACATCAAAATGGCGCCAAATTCTGAGCAACTTGTACTCTGACGACATGTTGACGGTGTCAGGCATTGGTGTGTATAATGGGTCGGCTTTGGTTTCTTACATTGAGGTGCTGACGAGGTGCTTGAGATTTGTCAGTGTGATGGGTTTTTGCTATGGCGGGAAAGTGGGGAGAGAGGTGGCGGCGTCGCcggcggtggtggtggcgcTGCCATCGGTGGAGGTGAGAGGTGGGGGGAGTGAGTGTGTGATATgtaaagaggagatgaaagaaaacagagatgTGTGTGAATTGCCATGTCGGCACTTGTTTCATTGGATGTGTATTTTGCGGTGGCTGAAGAAGAGGAACACTTGTCCATGCTGTAGATTTAGGCTTCCCACCGATGATGTATTTGGGGAGATCCAACGGCTGTTGGAGGTTTTGGTCAAGATTGGTAATGAAAAGGGTTTAATCTAA
- the LOC117631751 gene encoding pentatricopeptide repeat-containing protein At2g37310: MWFPKPLNIQISATTNGYVQRALQGLHRIDVLDCGAYGQLIQHCTDRRLLRQAKQLHARLVLFAIVPSNFLASKLITLYSKTNHLTQARKVFDQIPHKNTFSWNAMLIGYSFNNMHSDTLKLFSAMMSSCSDEVKTDNFTVTCVLKALGALLSGSRLAKEVHCFVLRHGFDSDVFVTNSLITYYSRCDELGWARTLFDRMPDRDTVSWNSMIAGYSQAGYYAECKELFREMLRLGRLRPNGLTVVSVLQACLQSNDLIFGMEVHQFVNESQIEMDIILCNALIGLYARCGSLDYAEELFHGMSEKDEVTYGSLISGYMFHGFVDKAIDLFRESKKPRLSTWNSMISGLVQNNRHEAALDLIFEMQACGYKPNTVTLSSILPAISYLSNLKAGKELHAYSVRNNFDANIYVATAIIDTYAKSGLVHGAQQVFNQSRGKSLIIWTAIISAYASHGDADMALGLFYEMLNNGIQPDQVTFTAVLTACAHSGVVDESWKIFDAMVPKYGIQPSVEHYACMVGVLSRAGRLSEAIDFIHKMPVEPSAKVWGALLNGASVSGDVELGKFVCDRLFQIEPDNTGNYIIMANLYSQAGRWEEADKVRERMKEVGLRKIPGSSWIETSDGLQSFIAKDVSNRRTEEIYEILEGLLGLMKEKGYVLQDELDAESVNN; encoded by the coding sequence ATGTGGTTTCCAAAGCCATTGAACATTCAAATCTCGGCCACCACCAACGGCTACGTCCAACGAGCCCTACAAGGCCTCCACAGAATCGATGTGCTCGACTGCGGGGCTTATGGCCAACTCATTCAGCACTGCACAGACCGCCGCCTGCTCCGTCAGGCCAAGCAGCTCCATGCCCGCCTCGTCCTCTTCGCAATCGTGCCCAGCAACTTCCTGGCCTCAAAGCTCATCACTTTGTATTCCAAAACCAACCACCTCACCCAAGCGCGCAAAGTGTTCGATCAAATTCCCCACAAGAACACCTTTTCATGGAACGCTATGCTCATTGGGTATTCTTTTAACAACATGCATTCCGACACTCTGAAGCTGTTTTCAGCTATGATGTCTTCGTGTTCGGACGAAGTGAAGACTGATAATTTCACAGTTACGTGTGTCTTGAAGGCTTTGGGGGCTTTGCTTTCCGGTTCAAGATTGGCTAAGGAGGTTCATTGTTTTGTTCTGCGTCATGGGTTTGATTCAGATGTTTTTGTTACTAATTCTTTAATAACTTACTACTCGAGATGTGATGAGCTTGGATGGGCGAGAACATTGTTTGATAGGATGCCGGACAGAGATACTGTGTCGTGGAATTCGATGATTGCCGGGTATTCACAGGCTGGTTATTACGCAGAGTGTAAAGAGTTGTTTCGGGAGATGTTAAGGTTAGGGAGGTTAAGGCCTAATGGGTTGACAGTGGTTAGTGTCTTGCAAGCATGTTTACAGTCCAATGATCTTATATTTGGTATGGAGGTTCATCAGTTTGTGAATGAGAGTCAAATTGAGATGGATATTATTCTTTGTAACGCTCTCATAGGGCTATATGCAAGATGTGGTAGCTTGGATTATGCTGAAGAATTATTTCATGGGATGAGTGAAAAGGATGAGGTCACTTATGGTTCATTAATTTCGGGCTACATGTTTCATGGGTTTGTTGACAAAGCCATTGATCTTTTTCGAGAAAGTAAGAAGCCAAGATTAAGTACTTGGAATTCTATGATTTCAGGTCTAGTTCAGAACAACCGGCATGAAGCCGCCTTagatttaatttttgaaatgcAGGCATGTGGTTACAAACCAAATACCGTGACACTGTCAAGTATTCTTCCTGCAATATCCTATTTATCAAATCTGAAAGCTGGGAAGGAACTACATGCTTACTCTGTTAGAAACAATTTTGATGCCAATATATATGTCGCGACTGCTATTATCGATACTTACGCAAAGTCGGGGTTGGTTCATGGGGCACAGCAGGTTTTTAATCAATCAAGAGGTAAGAGCTTGATCATTTGGACGGCAATAATCTCAGCTTATGCATCCCATGGAGATGCTGATATGGCTCTTGGTCTTTTTTATGAGATGCTAAATAATGGCATTCAACCAGACCAAGTGACATTTACAGCAGTCTTAACAGCTTGTGCTCATTCTGGAGTGGTAGATGAATCTTGGAAGATCTTCGATGCCATGGTTCCGAAATATGGCATTCAGCCCTCAGTTGAGCATTATGCCTGCATGGTAGGTGTTCTTAGCCGAGCTGGACGACTCTCAGAAGCTATAGACTTTATTCACAAAATGCCAGTTGAGCCGAGTGCTAAGGTTTGGGGTGCACTACTTAATGGGGCTTCAGTTTCTGGTGATGTAGAATTGGGAAAGTTTGTCTGTGATCGTTTGTTTCAGATTGAGCCTGATAATACAGGGAACTACATCATCATGGCAAATTTGTATTCACAAGCTGGGAGATGGGAAGAGGCTGATAAGGTCAGGGAGAGAATGAAAGAAGTTGGACTGAGGAAGATTCCTGGCAGTAGCTGGATTGAAACAAGTGATGGATTACAAAGCTTTATAGCAAAAGATGTATCAAACCGAAGAACCGAAGAGATTTATGAAATACTGGAAGGACTGCTGGGGTTgatgaaagaaaaaggttaCGTTTTGCAGGATGAATTAGATGCGGAGAGTGTTAACAATTGA
- the LOC117631795 gene encoding dirigent protein 17-like encodes MENTSNKQEVEPSSAEIYELPGEPAIVINGMPEIPPSDGTLLAFSNTVHDAESHGKTNFGEWLEGREVRKLFGEQYYSGTVTEYDKESGWYRVVYEDGDFEDLDWTELKEVLLPLDIMVPLKTLALKTLRKSKKPVHKSRYAMARSRTHKAKTTGSKGKKASVPEDASVMNTKVPEDASVMNSNGS; translated from the coding sequence atggaaaacaccAGCAACAAGCAGGAAGTTGAGCCTTCGTCGGCAGAGATTTATGAGTTACCTGGGGAGCCTGCTATTGTCATTAATGGAATGCCTGAGATTCCCCCAAGTGATGGCACTCTTCTTGCTTTCTCTAATACTGTGCATGATGCAGAATCCCATGGAAAAACTAACTTTGGTGAATGGTTGGAAGGAAGGGAAGTAAGAAAGTTGTTTGGAGAGCAATACTACTCTGGTACAGTAACTGAGTATGATAAAGAATCAGGCTGGTACAGGGTGGTGTATGAAGATGGCGACTTTGAAGATCTCGACTGGACTGAATTGAAAGAAGTGCTACTGCCCCTGGACATCATGGTTCCACTGAAAACATTAGCCCTAAAAACTCTCAGGAAAAGCAAGAAACCTGTCCATAAATCTAGGTATGCTATGGCTCGATCTCGAACACATAAAGCCAAAACCACGGGAAGTAAGGGAAAGAAGGCCTCAGTACCTGAAGATGCTTCAGTGATGAACACCAAAGTACCTGAAGATGCTTCAGTGATGAACTCCAACGGTTCATAA